In Acinetobacter sp. WCHAc010034, a genomic segment contains:
- a CDS encoding IS3-like element ISAba14 family transposase (programmed frameshift), with protein sequence MARRPRRNHSNDFKAKVALAAIKAEKTLAELSAEFDVHQNQIIDWKNQLISASSQAFDQSKAPTEPPIDLKKLHAKIGEQALEIGFFRRCVEETGPLQPQKLIDDSLQISVSKQAKLLKVSRGCYYYRPKPVSASDLKLMRCIDELHMQYPFAGSRMMRDLLNRQGHHIGRRHTRTLMKKMGIQALYCKPNLSQANQAHRKYPYLLKGLAIQRSNQVWSTDITYIPMAKGFVYLCAVIDWHSRKVLAHRVSISMEVDFCISALNEAIEKYGRPEIFNTDQGSQFTSDAFIDVLKSNGIQISMDGKGRWVDNVMVERLWRSVKYEEVYLKAYSSVTDAKKQLSAYFEFYNLKRPHSSLDKMTPNEFYYDQLPQQNKVA encoded by the exons ATGGCACGTAGACCAAGAAGAAATCATTCAAATGATTTTAAAGCTAAGGTAGCACTTGCTGCGATTAAAGCAGAAAAAACACTTGCTGAATTGAGTGCTGAGTTTGATGTTCATCAAAACCAAATTATTGACTGGAAAAATCAATTGATCTCAGCTTCCTCGCAAGCTTTCGATCAATCAAAAGCTCCAACAGAACCACCCATCGATCTAAAAAAACTACATGCAAAAATCGGTGAGCAGGCATTAGAAATTG GATTTTTTAGAAGGTGTGTTGAAGAAACTGGGCCGCTTCAACCACAAAAGTTAATCGACGACTCACTTCAGATTTCAGTATCTAAGCAAGCTAAGCTGCTGAAAGTCTCCCGTGGTTGTTATTACTATCGCCCAAAACCTGTGAGTGCATCAGATCTGAAGCTGATGCGATGTATTGATGAATTACATATGCAATATCCTTTTGCAGGCAGTCGTATGATGCGTGATTTGTTGAATCGTCAAGGACATCATATAGGACGACGTCATACACGTACTTTAATGAAGAAAATGGGTATTCAGGCGTTATATTGCAAACCAAATTTAAGCCAGGCTAATCAAGCTCACCGTAAATATCCATATCTGCTCAAAGGATTGGCTATTCAGCGCAGTAATCAAGTGTGGTCTACGGATATAACGTATATCCCTATGGCAAAAGGCTTTGTTTATTTATGTGCTGTGATTGATTGGCATAGCCGCAAGGTACTTGCGCATAGAGTATCGATTAGTATGGAGGTGGATTTTTGTATTTCGGCTTTAAATGAAGCGATTGAAAAATATGGTCGACCTGAAATATTTAATACAGACCAAGGCAGCCAGTTTACCAGTGATGCATTTATTGATGTATTGAAATCAAATGGCATTCAAATCAGTATGGATGGTAAAGGTCGATGGGTAGATAATGTGATGGTTGAACGATTATGGCGGAGCGTTAAATATGAAGAGGTGTATCTCAAAGCTTATAGCAGTGTCACAGATGCGAAAAAGCAATTAAGTGCATATTTTGAGTTTTATAATTTGAAACGACCTCATTCGAGTCTAGACAAAATGACACCAAATGAGTTTTACTATGATCAGCTACCCCAACAAAACAAGGTGGCTTAA
- the polA gene encoding DNA polymerase I, translating to MPPFVLVDGSYFLFRAFHALPPLTTSTGLHTNAIRGAISAIQKLMRRTQPTHMAVIFDTPEPTFRHELSPIYKGDRPSMPEELAEQIPYLHALIRALGIPLYMLPGAEADDIIGTLAKRAEAAGQQVLISTGDKDMAQLVTERVTLEDSFKDKPMDVNGVFEKFGVWPHQIIDYLTLMGDASDGIMGVPGVGAKTAAKLLTEYGCIGSILENADKIKGKVGQNIKAHADGIALDHQLASIVCDLDIGLGYDDLKLLDPNTEQLRSLYTELEFRNQLQSLDHPNNPNGSAYKQNSKAIIKNAQAEEQVITEDQASITSTDDVLGQASYHTVLSQDAWDRLLQRLNTEKRFAFDTETTSLDYRVAQIVGFSIAFDAQDAYYVPLAHDYEDAPQQLNRDLVLAQIKPVLEDASVQKIGHHLKYDAHVLENQGIELRGWYFDTMLASYVLNSVATRHGMDDVARLYLSHLTTTFEQLAGKGAKQKTFNQIEIAAAAHYAAEDAHVTYRLYEVLDAKLRKHPELINILHNVEMPVARVLTMMEENGIELNLEFLDQLGAEFAKTMQDLENRIAELAGEAFNVSSPKQVGEVLFEKLGLKGGKKTATGQYSTSESVLEKLEHPIAGLILEYRGLSKLKSTYTDGLLKQANNDTRRVHTSYHQALTATGRLSSTDPNLQNIPVREDIGRQIRKAFVAPKGRVLLAADYSQIELRLMAHFSQDEALVDAFKHGQDVHRRTAAEVLGIPLDEVSSNQRRQAKAVNFGLLYGMSEFGLTRQLGFSREESRSYIGKYFQRYPGVLEYMERTRQVAREQGFVETILGRRLYTPDIMASNKMVKQGAERAAINAPLQGSAADIIKMAMIEVDKILPQDQAKMLLQVHDELVFEADEAIADELAVKLQEVMQSVLPISVPLVVEVGKGSNWDEAH from the coding sequence ATGCCGCCATTTGTCCTGGTCGACGGGTCATACTTTTTATTTCGCGCGTTTCACGCTTTACCCCCTTTAACCACGTCAACAGGGCTGCATACCAATGCCATCCGCGGCGCGATTTCCGCCATTCAGAAATTGATGCGCCGCACTCAGCCCACGCATATGGCGGTGATTTTTGATACGCCGGAACCGACCTTCCGCCATGAGCTGTCGCCGATTTACAAAGGCGACCGCCCAAGCATGCCGGAAGAACTGGCTGAGCAGATTCCCTACCTGCATGCGCTGATCCGCGCTTTAGGCATTCCGCTGTATATGCTGCCGGGCGCCGAAGCCGACGACATTATCGGCACATTGGCCAAGCGCGCTGAAGCCGCCGGCCAGCAGGTGCTGATTTCCACCGGCGATAAAGACATGGCGCAGCTGGTGACGGAGCGCGTGACTTTAGAAGACAGCTTCAAAGACAAGCCGATGGACGTGAACGGCGTATTTGAAAAATTTGGCGTCTGGCCGCATCAGATCATTGATTACCTGACCCTGATGGGCGATGCCTCTGACGGCATTATGGGCGTGCCCGGCGTCGGGGCAAAAACCGCGGCCAAGCTGCTGACCGAATACGGCTGCATCGGCAGCATTTTAGAAAATGCCGACAAAATTAAAGGCAAAGTCGGCCAGAACATTAAAGCGCATGCGGACGGCATTGCGCTGGATCACCAGCTGGCCAGCATTGTCTGCGATCTGGATATCGGCCTGGGCTATGATGACCTGAAGCTGCTCGACCCGAATACTGAACAGCTGCGCAGCCTGTACACTGAACTGGAGTTCCGCAACCAGCTGCAGTCGCTGGATCATCCAAATAATCCGAACGGCTCGGCCTATAAGCAGAACTCCAAAGCCATCATCAAGAATGCGCAGGCTGAAGAGCAAGTCATTACGGAAGATCAGGCTTCAATTACCAGCACTGATGATGTTTTAGGACAGGCCAGCTACCACACCGTGCTTTCTCAGGACGCATGGGACAGGCTGCTGCAGCGCCTCAATACAGAAAAGCGCTTCGCCTTTGACACTGAGACCACCAGCCTGGATTACCGCGTTGCGCAAATTGTCGGCTTTTCTATCGCCTTTGACGCGCAGGATGCCTATTATGTGCCGCTGGCGCATGACTATGAAGACGCGCCGCAGCAGCTGAACCGGGACCTTGTTCTGGCGCAAATCAAGCCGGTTTTGGAAGATGCCTCGGTGCAGAAAATCGGCCATCATCTCAAATATGATGCGCATGTGCTGGAAAATCAAGGCATTGAGCTGCGCGGCTGGTATTTTGACACCATGCTGGCGTCTTATGTCCTGAATTCGGTCGCGACCCGCCACGGCATGGATGATGTCGCGCGCTTATACCTCAGCCATTTAACCACCACCTTTGAACAGCTGGCCGGCAAAGGCGCCAAGCAGAAGACCTTCAATCAGATTGAAATCGCCGCAGCGGCCCACTATGCCGCCGAAGACGCGCATGTGACCTACCGCCTGTATGAAGTGCTGGATGCCAAGCTGCGCAAGCATCCTGAACTGATCAATATTCTGCACAATGTTGAAATGCCAGTGGCCCGCGTGCTGACCATGATGGAAGAAAACGGCATTGAGCTGAACCTGGAGTTTCTGGATCAGCTGGGCGCAGAATTCGCCAAGACCATGCAGGACTTGGAAAACCGGATTGCCGAACTCGCCGGCGAAGCCTTCAATGTCAGCTCGCCGAAGCAGGTCGGCGAAGTGCTGTTTGAAAAGCTGGGCCTGAAAGGTGGCAAAAAAACTGCGACTGGGCAATACAGCACCAGCGAAAGCGTGCTGGAAAAACTCGAGCATCCGATTGCCGGGCTGATTCTGGAATACCGCGGGCTGTCCAAGCTGAAAAGCACCTATACCGACGGCCTGCTGAAACAGGCCAACAATGACACCCGCCGCGTGCACACCAGCTACCATCAGGCTTTAACCGCAACTGGGCGTCTGTCATCGACCGACCCGAACCTGCAGAACATTCCCGTGCGCGAAGACATTGGCCGCCAGATCCGCAAAGCCTTCGTTGCGCCCAAAGGCCGAGTTCTGCTGGCAGCCGACTATTCGCAAATTGAGCTGCGCTTGATGGCGCATTTCTCGCAGGATGAGGCGCTGGTTGACGCCTTCAAGCATGGCCAGGACGTGCACCGGCGCACCGCTGCTGAAGTTCTGGGCATTCCGCTGGATGAGGTCAGCAGCAATCAGCGCCGCCAGGCCAAAGCTGTCAACTTCGGCCTGCTCTACGGCATGTCTGAATTTGGCCTGACCCGCCAGCTCGGCTTCAGCCGCGAAGAATCGCGCAGCTACATCGGCAAGTACTTCCAGCGCTATCCTGGAGTTTTGGAATATATGGAACGCACCCGCCAGGTGGCGCGCGAGCAGGGCTTTGTCGAAACCATTTTAGGCCGCCGCCTGTACACGCCGGACATTATGGCCAGCAATAAAATGGTCAAGCAAGGCGCTGAGCGGGCCGCCATTAATGCGCCGCTGCAGGGTTCGGCTGCCGACATCATTAAAATGGCGATGATTGAAGTGGATAAAATCCTGCCGCAAGATCAAGCCAAAATGCTGCTGCAGGTGCACGATGAACTGGTTTTTGAAGCCGATGAAGCGATTGCCGATGAACTGGCGGTGAAACTGCAGGAGGTGATGCAGTCCGTGCTGCCGATCTCAGTGCCTTTGGTGGTTGAAGTCGGCAAAGGCAGCAACTGGGATGAAGCGCATTAA
- a CDS encoding acyl-CoA dehydrogenase C-terminal domain-containing protein, protein MPQYKAPLRDMQFVLHELLNAEEHYAKLPAFQETVSRELVDQYLEAAADFCENELSPLNQVGDREGCTWNDGVVTTPTGFKEAYKKYIELGFPSLSAEEQYGGQGLPVSLGNVISEMVGTANWAWGMYPGLSHGAVRTLEHHGSQEQKDTYLPNLVSGVWTGTMCLTESHAGSDLGIIRTKAEPNADGSYAITGEKIFISAGEHDMADNIVHIVLARLPGAPKGTKGISLFIVPKFSVNADGSLGERNAVRCGSIEHKMGIHGNSTCVINFDNAQGFLIGPENRGLNCMFTFMNTARIGTAIQGLSASEGAFQGALAYAKDRLAMRALSGPKAPEKEADPIIVHPAVRNMLLTQKSFAEAGRALVYLLSLHADTVEQGATEEERKASDNILSLLTPIAKAFLTETGSESAKHGVQVFGGHGFISEHGMEQIVRDTRISCLYEGTTEIQALDLLGRKVLGTQGAMLKDFTKIIHKFAEANKDNEAMKEFVEPLAALNKEWGDLTMQIGMRAMQNPEEVGAAAVDYLYFSGYVTLAYLWARMALTAQEALAAGTTEVDFYNAKVTTARFYFKKILPRVRSHVEVIAGGLEPLMSLDAEHFAF, encoded by the coding sequence ATGCCACAATACAAAGCGCCCTTACGTGATATGCAATTCGTTTTGCATGAATTATTAAATGCTGAAGAACATTACGCAAAACTGCCTGCATTCCAAGAAACCGTAAGCCGTGAATTGGTTGACCAGTATTTAGAAGCCGCTGCGGACTTCTGCGAAAACGAACTGTCTCCGCTGAACCAAGTCGGCGACCGCGAAGGCTGCACATGGAACGACGGCGTGGTGACTACGCCTACCGGCTTTAAAGAAGCCTATAAAAAATACATCGAGCTGGGCTTCCCGTCGCTTTCTGCGGAAGAGCAGTACGGCGGCCAAGGCCTGCCGGTTTCCCTGGGCAACGTCATTTCTGAAATGGTCGGCACGGCAAACTGGGCATGGGGCATGTACCCGGGCCTGTCGCACGGCGCTGTGCGCACTTTAGAGCACCACGGCTCTCAGGAGCAGAAAGACACTTACCTGCCGAATCTGGTTTCAGGCGTCTGGACCGGCACCATGTGCCTGACCGAATCGCATGCCGGTTCTGACCTGGGCATCATCCGCACCAAGGCTGAACCGAATGCTGACGGCAGCTATGCAATCACCGGCGAGAAGATCTTCATCTCCGCAGGCGAACACGACATGGCGGACAACATCGTTCACATCGTGCTTGCCCGCCTTCCGGGCGCGCCGAAAGGCACCAAAGGCATTTCCCTGTTCATTGTGCCTAAATTCAGCGTCAATGCTGACGGTTCTCTAGGCGAGCGCAATGCTGTGCGCTGCGGCTCCATCGAGCACAAAATGGGGATCCACGGCAACTCAACCTGCGTCATCAACTTTGACAACGCTCAAGGCTTCCTGATCGGGCCGGAAAACCGCGGCCTGAACTGCATGTTCACTTTCATGAACACTGCGCGCATCGGCACGGCCATTCAAGGCCTGTCTGCATCTGAAGGCGCTTTCCAGGGCGCATTGGCCTACGCGAAAGACCGCCTGGCAATGCGCGCGCTGTCTGGCCCGAAAGCGCCGGAAAAAGAAGCCGATCCTATCATCGTGCACCCAGCTGTGCGCAACATGCTGCTGACGCAAAAATCATTTGCTGAAGCGGGCCGCGCGCTGGTTTACCTGCTGTCCCTGCATGCGGACACCGTAGAGCAAGGCGCGACTGAAGAAGAGCGCAAGGCTTCCGACAACATCCTGTCGCTGCTGACGCCTATCGCCAAAGCGTTCCTGACCGAAACCGGTTCTGAGTCCGCCAAGCACGGCGTGCAGGTATTCGGCGGCCACGGCTTCATTTCTGAACACGGCATGGAGCAGATTGTCCGCGATACGCGCATTTCCTGCCTGTACGAAGGCACCACTGAAATTCAGGCGCTGGACTTGCTGGGCCGCAAAGTGCTGGGCACGCAAGGCGCAATGCTGAAAGACTTCACCAAGATCATTCATAAATTTGCTGAAGCGAATAAAGACAATGAGGCGATGAAGGAATTTGTTGAGCCGCTGGCTGCGCTGAACAAAGAATGGGGCGACTTGACCATGCAGATCGGCATGCGCGCCATGCAGAACCCTGAAGAAGTCGGCGCTGCTGCGGTAGACTACCTGTACTTCTCCGGCTATGTAACACTGGCTTACCTGTGGGCACGCATGGCGCTGACAGCTCAGGAAGCTTTAGCTGCCGGCACGACCGAGGTTGATTTCTACAACGCCAAAGTCACCACTGCCCGCTTCTACTTCAAGAAAATCCTGCCGCGCGTCCGCTCTCATGTAGAAGTTATCGCAGGCGGTTTGGAGCCGTTGATGTCTTTGGATGCTGAACACTTTGCTTTCTAA
- the baeS gene encoding sensor histidine kinase efflux regulator BaeS, with product MKIRRVPIALRLFLTVLLTTLVITTVSLGVLHWNMQRNFTKYVSDVEMQKLDQLIGNLAEVYDIYHDWGNAIQAQILQMEGKAGPDDYDRLSRWWLRRQYDIALQQRYFQDNTNTMFNVTGMQQPSKQPVDLDELRLLELNLPSEFQPFEGLKFPLSANQHVFRPAEPKETKDGKKPPLPPAMPNSSGKKQFIQMPDRLGLSSRLSLYDAKRQFVVGEPSEDQISYRPIIVKNQVVGYLGLKPVLDQDDALSINFFSKQKRYLLLVYGLSFIASLIASLLLAAYFRKPIQRLLNGTRELTKGNYQHQVKVNRNDELGDLSNELNQLAVILDQHETSRRQWVADTSHELKTPLAVLQAQIEAMQDGIRKPTPEHFASMLGQVNSLKKLTQDLADLAQAEAQQLQCYLTEVDPWEAALQEIENFRPKLDQAGLTVTAQGEGCLLQLDIDRFKQIMLNLLGNSIRYTEAGGQVHVHAEQDASQWTLYVDDSPYGLTDAQLAQLGERFYRADDSRTRATGGTGLGLALSVKMAKALGGELSFEHSPLGGLRCRLTFPKQMKQ from the coding sequence TTGAAAATCCGCCGTGTGCCCATTGCCTTGCGCTTATTCCTGACCGTGCTGCTGACGACGCTCGTCATTACCACAGTCAGCTTAGGCGTGCTGCACTGGAATATGCAGCGCAACTTCACCAAGTATGTGTCCGATGTGGAAATGCAGAAGCTGGATCAGCTGATTGGCAATCTGGCCGAAGTTTATGATATCTACCATGACTGGGGCAATGCGATTCAGGCGCAGATTCTGCAGATGGAAGGCAAGGCGGGGCCGGATGACTATGACCGCCTGTCGCGCTGGTGGCTGCGCCGCCAATACGACATTGCCCTGCAGCAGCGCTATTTTCAGGACAATACTAATACCATGTTTAATGTCACCGGCATGCAGCAGCCCAGCAAGCAGCCGGTCGATCTGGATGAGCTGAGGCTGCTGGAGCTGAATCTGCCTTCAGAATTTCAGCCTTTTGAGGGCTTAAAATTTCCGCTCAGCGCCAATCAGCATGTGTTCCGCCCGGCTGAACCGAAAGAAACCAAAGACGGCAAGAAGCCGCCGCTTCCGCCGGCTATGCCGAACAGCAGCGGCAAAAAGCAGTTTATTCAAATGCCGGACCGCCTGGGCCTCAGTTCGCGCCTGTCCCTATACGATGCAAAGCGGCAGTTTGTGGTGGGCGAACCTTCGGAAGATCAGATTTCCTACCGGCCAATTATTGTGAAAAATCAAGTGGTCGGCTATCTGGGGCTGAAGCCGGTGCTGGATCAGGATGACGCCTTGAGCATCAACTTCTTCAGCAAGCAGAAGCGCTACCTGCTGCTGGTCTACGGCTTGAGCTTTATCGCCAGCCTGATCGCCTCGCTGCTGCTGGCGGCGTATTTCAGGAAGCCGATCCAGCGCCTGCTGAACGGCACGCGCGAGCTGACCAAAGGCAACTATCAGCATCAGGTGAAGGTCAACCGCAATGATGAGCTGGGCGATTTATCCAATGAGCTGAATCAGCTGGCGGTGATTCTGGATCAGCATGAAACTTCGCGCAGGCAATGGGTGGCTGATACATCGCATGAACTGAAAACCCCGCTGGCGGTGTTGCAGGCGCAGATTGAAGCGATGCAGGACGGCATCCGCAAGCCGACGCCGGAGCATTTTGCCTCAATGCTGGGGCAGGTCAACAGCTTGAAAAAGCTGACGCAGGATTTGGCCGATTTGGCGCAGGCTGAAGCGCAGCAGCTGCAGTGCTATCTGACGGAGGTCGATCCGTGGGAAGCCGCGCTGCAGGAAATTGAAAATTTCAGGCCGAAGTTGGATCAGGCCGGCTTGACGGTCACCGCGCAGGGCGAAGGCTGCCTGCTGCAGCTGGACATCGACCGCTTTAAGCAGATTATGCTGAACCTGCTGGGCAACAGCATCCGCTATACTGAAGCGGGCGGGCAGGTGCATGTGCATGCTGAGCAGGATGCTTCGCAGTGGACGCTGTATGTCGATGACAGCCCCTACGGCTTGACGGATGCGCAGCTGGCGCAGCTGGGCGAACGCTTTTACCGCGCGGATGATTCGCGCACCCGCGCCACCGGCGGCACAGGCTTAGGCCTGGCGCTGTCGGTGAAAATGGCCAAAGCCCTGGGCGGCGAGCTCAGTTTTGAGCATTCGCCCTTAGGCGGCTTGCGCTGCAGGCTGACTTTTCCCAAACAGATGAAACAATAA
- a CDS encoding response regulator, with product MKHIMLVEDETELAQLVRDYLEAAGFAVSMFHDGQEAYESFMQRKPSLMILDLMVPRMDGLTICRKVREQSDLPIIMVTARTEEIDRVLGLNMGADDYVCKPFSPKELVARVQAVLRRLERKAEPESSGLFRMDKAQQRIWYQQKSLNLTPTEFRLLELFLEHVGQVYSRAQLLDHINPDSFDVADRVIDSHIKNLRRKISDAAETGNRHEWIQAVYGVGYRFEYPEE from the coding sequence ATGAAGCATATCATGCTGGTTGAAGATGAAACGGAACTTGCGCAGCTGGTGCGCGATTATCTGGAGGCAGCTGGTTTTGCAGTCAGCATGTTTCATGACGGGCAGGAGGCGTATGAAAGCTTTATGCAGCGCAAGCCCAGCCTGATGATTCTTGATTTGATGGTGCCGCGCATGGACGGCTTGACCATTTGCCGCAAAGTGCGCGAACAGTCTGATCTGCCGATTATTATGGTGACTGCGCGCACCGAAGAAATTGACCGCGTGCTGGGCCTGAACATGGGCGCGGATGACTATGTCTGCAAGCCGTTCAGCCCGAAAGAGCTGGTTGCCCGCGTGCAGGCGGTGCTGCGCCGCCTTGAGCGCAAGGCGGAGCCTGAAAGCAGCGGCCTGTTCCGCATGGACAAGGCGCAGCAGCGCATCTGGTATCAGCAGAAGTCCCTGAATTTAACCCCGACCGAATTCCGCCTGCTGGAACTGTTTTTAGAGCATGTCGGTCAGGTGTATTCGCGCGCGCAGCTGCTGGATCATATTAATCCGGACAGCTTTGATGTAGCGGACCGGGTGATTGACAGCCACATTAAAAACCTGCGCCGCAAAATTTCTGACGCTGCTGAAACCGGAAACCGCCATGAGTGGATTCAGGCGGTGTACGGTGTGGGCTACCGCTTTGAATATCCTGAGGAATAA
- a CDS encoding DUF2339 domain-containing protein, translated as MLKGQNEIRMIWLMALIIAGIGMWYAEVRQFSYLCALAFAISVMHYVDDLQKPADQLAAEAGLPLEPTSKLPLYISSVMALAGSLGQIGFLTALGITAWIFFFLRWLKRLERNLFSIQLQLQRRPMHAGSAEMPPAAQALAAPAASAPASPEAGLSGQLKVWLLQGNPVLKAAVAVLVIGVVLLLRFATEHWQLSLALKLALVAGASGAVTVLGYGLQRRNRGFALALEGLGLAVLCLTLFFAYYNQVIPDIWSASACFAAIMALTVWLSLKQQSIELALMALLIAYIAPFTLPVRNATAVEFIAYYLLINAAAAVLSTLRPWKILNQIAFLMTVLIGGGYAFYQGHEQERAALAGLTLAHTAVFVWLSFRFSQLLAKDDLSGFQLKPVLDIALIFGAPLAGYIFLYLMYFEETRQQAGFSLAFAALYLGLHQLSKRNRAVGMISQSYFSLMLIFLALIPPILLPEPWSAAGWAVEGAVIFTGALYRRSDLSRYLGMGLLAVAGLSGLYHFTMQHAFPNKVYWVLCISYFAAVLIANSAPAFQKQLSNGTVAFQCLQMLSATALLLLLLLDEIDGPIQTALSLLITAALYSLMNEWLLRRKAAWSWLLPKWIGLMPVYIAALALVLDLSHEGMVMWHSAAERLLFMLSGLLLTGLWLRPLLGIKEEKEWVSLGVFSSLALASLTLIPGMPYLSVVILPLIFGAWCWKSAQPEWRMFWQSRNALALMLLWIICSQLFSRQAFQLYLLPLLNPFDAVSLAMLAVFLWMLNLQMKAGLDRSMGAVLTVLGLLWLSSYVALRALHVYLGTPYNEWQMWQNAAVQLSFTLLWVSLAFICMLAAAKRGLRSVWILGGSILVLVTLKLVLFDLSHTGTLTRVISFMGAGFAMLIIAYIAPMPEGERKALDKPQL; from the coding sequence ATGCTGAAAGGGCAGAATGAAATCAGAATGATCTGGCTGATGGCGCTGATTATCGCCGGCATCGGCATGTGGTATGCGGAAGTCCGCCAGTTCAGCTATTTGTGCGCTTTGGCGTTCGCCATCAGCGTCATGCACTATGTCGATGACCTGCAGAAGCCCGCTGATCAGCTGGCCGCTGAAGCCGGCCTGCCGCTGGAGCCGACCTCGAAGCTGCCGCTGTATATTTCTTCGGTCATGGCGCTGGCGGGCAGCCTCGGCCAGATTGGCTTTCTGACGGCTTTGGGCATCACCGCATGGATTTTCTTTTTCCTGCGCTGGCTGAAGCGGCTGGAGCGCAATTTATTTTCAATCCAGCTGCAGCTTCAGCGCCGGCCGATGCATGCAGGCAGCGCGGAAATGCCGCCCGCCGCGCAGGCTTTGGCGGCGCCGGCAGCATCAGCGCCTGCTTCGCCTGAAGCCGGCTTAAGCGGGCAGCTGAAAGTCTGGCTGCTGCAGGGCAATCCGGTGCTGAAAGCCGCAGTTGCGGTGCTGGTGATTGGCGTAGTGCTGCTGCTGCGCTTCGCCACCGAGCATTGGCAGCTCAGCCTGGCGCTGAAGCTGGCCTTGGTTGCCGGCGCCAGCGGCGCCGTGACGGTTCTCGGCTATGGGCTGCAGCGCCGCAACCGCGGCTTTGCTTTGGCCTTGGAAGGGCTGGGGCTGGCGGTGCTGTGCCTGACCTTATTTTTCGCTTACTACAATCAGGTTATCCCGGATATCTGGAGCGCCAGCGCCTGCTTCGCCGCCATTATGGCGCTGACGGTCTGGCTCAGCTTAAAGCAGCAAAGCATAGAGCTGGCGCTGATGGCCCTGCTGATCGCCTATATTGCGCCGTTCACCTTGCCGGTGCGCAATGCCACCGCGGTCGAATTCATTGCCTATTACCTGCTGATTAACGCAGCGGCGGCGGTGCTCAGCACCTTAAGGCCGTGGAAAATCCTCAATCAGATTGCCTTTTTAATGACCGTGCTGATTGGCGGCGGCTACGCTTTCTATCAGGGCCATGAGCAGGAGAGGGCCGCGCTGGCCGGATTGACGCTGGCGCATACCGCGGTGTTTGTCTGGCTGAGCTTCCGCTTCAGCCAGCTGCTGGCCAAAGATGATCTAAGCGGCTTTCAGCTGAAGCCGGTTCTGGATATTGCGCTGATTTTCGGCGCGCCGCTTGCCGGCTATATTTTTCTGTACCTGATGTATTTTGAAGAAACCCGGCAGCAGGCCGGGTTCAGCCTGGCCTTTGCCGCCCTGTATCTGGGCCTGCATCAGCTGTCGAAGCGCAACCGGGCGGTCGGCATGATTTCGCAAAGCTATTTCAGCCTGATGCTGATTTTTCTGGCGCTTATTCCGCCCATTCTGCTGCCGGAGCCGTGGAGCGCAGCCGGCTGGGCTGTGGAAGGCGCAGTTATTTTTACCGGCGCGCTGTACCGCCGCTCAGACCTCAGCCGCTATTTGGGCATGGGGCTGCTGGCTGTGGCCGGCTTATCCGGGCTGTATCACTTTACTATGCAGCATGCATTTCCGAATAAGGTCTACTGGGTGCTGTGCATCAGCTATTTCGCCGCGGTGCTGATCGCCAACAGCGCGCCGGCATTTCAAAAGCAGCTGAGCAATGGCACGGTTGCCTTTCAGTGCCTGCAGATGCTGTCTGCCACGGCGCTGCTGCTGCTTCTGCTGCTGGATGAAATTGACGGCCCAATCCAGACGGCGCTCAGCCTGCTGATTACCGCTGCGCTGTACAGCCTGATGAATGAGTGGCTGCTGCGCCGTAAGGCGGCATGGTCATGGCTGCTGCCGAAATGGATTGGCCTGATGCCAGTCTATATTGCGGCTTTGGCGCTGGTGCTGGATTTAAGCCATGAGGGCATGGTGATGTGGCATTCCGCTGCAGAGCGCCTGCTGTTTATGCTGAGCGGTCTGCTGTTGACGGGGCTGTGGCTTCGCCCGCTGCTGGGCATTAAGGAAGAAAAAGAATGGGTGAGCCTAGGCGTTTTCTCCAGTCTGGCGCTGGCCAGCCTGACTCTAATTCCGGGCATGCCGTATTTAAGCGTGGTGATTTTGCCGTTGATTTTCGGCGCATGGTGCTGGAAATCCGCGCAGCCGGAGTGGCGCATGTTCTGGCAAAGCCGCAATGCGCTGGCGCTGATGCTGCTGTGGATCATCTGCTCGCAGCTCTTCAGCCGGCAGGCATTCCAGCTGTACCTGCTGCCGCTGCTGAATCCTTTTGATGCCGTTAGCCTGGCCATGCTGGCGGTTTTCCTCTGGATGCTGAACCTGCAGATGAAAGCCGGCCTGGACCGGAGCATGGGTGCGGTGCTGACAGTGCTGGGCCTGCTGTGGCTCAGCAGCTATGTGGCGCTGCGCGCGCTGCATGTCTATCTGGGCACGCCCTATAATGAATGGCAGATGTGGCAGAATGCCGCGGTGCAGCTTAGCTTTACCCTGCTGTGGGTCAGCCTGGCTTTTATCTGCATGCTGGCAGCGGCCAAGCGCGGCTTGCGCTCGGTATGGATTCTCGGCGGCAGCATTCTGGTGCTGGTGACGCTGAAACTGGTGCTGTTTGACCTGTCGCATACCGGCACCTTAACCCGGGTGATTTCATTTATGGGCGCAGGCTTTGCCATGCTGATCATTGCCTATATTGCGCCGATGCCGGAAGGGGAGCGGAAAGCATTGGATAAGCCGCAGCTTTGA